From Thermoflavifilum aggregans, a single genomic window includes:
- a CDS encoding SDR family NAD(P)-dependent oxidoreductase, translated as MSRIVCITGATSGIGRACAERYAQAGDDLIITGRRAERLQQLKQQLQDQHGVRVHALHLDVRDRASVENAFQALPAEWQAVDVLINNAGLALGLQPLHEGNPDDWDVMVDTNIKGLLYVTRALAPGMIGRRRGHVVNIGSTAAKDTYPNGNVYCATKRAVEALSEAMRIDFLPYGIKVTAVHPGAVETEFSIVRFKGDTHRAAQVYQGFQPLTPADVAEVIFYCTSLPPHVCINDLVLTPTAQANAHFIHKQSE; from the coding sequence ATGTCGCGTATTGTTTGTATTACCGGTGCTACTTCGGGTATAGGCAGGGCTTGTGCAGAGCGCTATGCACAGGCAGGTGATGATCTAATCATTACCGGTCGCCGGGCAGAAAGGTTGCAGCAGCTGAAACAGCAGCTTCAAGATCAGCATGGTGTGCGGGTGCATGCGCTTCATCTGGATGTGCGTGATCGAGCTTCGGTGGAAAATGCTTTTCAGGCATTGCCGGCCGAATGGCAGGCTGTTGACGTGCTGATCAACAATGCCGGGCTCGCCCTGGGCTTACAGCCGCTACACGAAGGCAATCCAGACGACTGGGATGTGATGGTTGATACCAATATCAAAGGCTTGCTTTATGTAACCCGGGCCCTTGCTCCGGGCATGATCGGGCGTCGCCGAGGGCATGTGGTGAATATCGGATCCACGGCTGCCAAAGATACCTATCCCAACGGCAATGTGTATTGTGCTACTAAACGGGCCGTGGAAGCGCTTTCCGAGGCTATGCGCATCGACTTTTTGCCTTATGGCATCAAGGTAACGGCCGTGCATCCTGGTGCTGTGGAAACAGAGTTTTCCATCGTACGCTTTAAAGGCGATACCCATCGCGCAGCCCAGGTCTATCAAGGGTTTCAGCCTCTTACACCTGCCGATGTAGCAGAAGTAATCTTCTACTGCACCAGTCTGCCGCCACATGTGTGCATCAACGATCTGGTGCTTACGCCCACAGCACAGGCCAATGCCCATTTCATCCACAAACAATCCGAATAA